A segment of the Saccopteryx leptura isolate mSacLep1 chromosome 11, mSacLep1_pri_phased_curated, whole genome shotgun sequence genome:
TTAGAGGGGCTTGGAGACATAGTTTAAAGTACCCAAATCATTTGAAGAGCTTTTTATAAACAGGTTGAATACAATTCTAGCCTAtcgtttttaaaaagtgtatctgTGGTCCTGAGAAAACTTAAGACAGCTCAACTGTTACTATGTTATTTTCTAGTGTACATTTTAGACTTAGAAATAATAAACTTAGACTTCACCAGAGCAAATGAAAGGCTATTTATGGTAGAATATTACCAAATGAACAGaaggttgaaaaatgaaaaatttggtCTGAATCATCTACAATCAAGAATATTTACTTTTGCATGCAAAATAGGAATATTCAAATTTTACTAATATACAGTTATGTGAAGGATTATGGGGAAACGGACATACATACTTGATCCTTTTTCCAAATTAGCATTACCGACAGAAAGGAGTCGACCCTCTCATAGAGGTCTCAAGTCCCTTAATGAAGCTGTGAATTAAGGGAGGAGAAAATAATATAACCGCTCAGTGTCCAAATGTATCTACTACTTACAAGGAACTTTTCAAGTGTTTTTGATTCTCAGAACCACCCTACGAGGTAGGCAGGTTTAAGTTATTCTAACAAGGTATTTTCTCAAACACTGAAAAATGCCAAGAAAAGTCTGCTTTTGGACCctagattttatgtatttaaagaataaaagtttttaaaaagctgtttttcTAACCTTAGTTTCAAAAATTGCattaaacatttcttattttcataGTCCATCCTTTACAAAGAAGATAAGAAATTTCTGAAGTCCACCTTTGATTTCTTTTGGGATTCACTCTGACTAAGCAACATTTTTAGTTGAGAgaagtgtttctttgttttcttcacattttttgaggagcaagtgggtgttgactGTCCAGACGTAGGTGTtctgaaaagaaacataaaaccGCCCTCAGGTATACCGACAAATAATAGTTTCAAGTGTTTTTCCAGCTTTGCCTAAACTGCTACTAGAAACGTTTTCTACTTTTCCATATGGTGGCCATACACGGCGAGCAGTGGCTGCACCCAGCAGTCACTCCCAAAAACCTCCTCACTCACTAGGCTATAAGCAACATTTATTTGGTCAGCGTTTTCTGGAAGCTTCGATCACACCTGAAAGAGAAGGCTAAAAAGGTAAAGTGTCATCAGGTTTGAGTTCCTTTTAAGTCTGATACCAAGATTCATGACAGTGCTAAGCAAGGACTTTGAAAACATATTTCTTCACAGCTCAAGACCACTTTTACAAGTGAAGGACTTCAACCTACACAGGTGGGTATCATCCCCTTGTATGTCCCCCAGAACATAAGCTCCAAAGGGCATACAACTGGTTGTATGGTCCAGTGCTTCTTTCCAACGCCAGGCACAGAGGAGGCCCTCTAAATCTATTCACTCAATAAATGACTCCCCATCGGGTACGGTTCTTCCAATTGTATTCCATCTCCTGAACCCTTGTTTGGGGGTTTTCAGCCCTCTTCTGCCTTCCTATCTATAAGGTAAATGTGAAATCTTTCTCATTCCTACATATGTAAAACAGCAGTCTGGTCTAAATGCAAGCGAATTATTTTAAGTATGCCAagttttcttttatctatttttatccaATAAAGTGGAAACTTTCACAATGAATTCCTATCATATCAAATATCAAAAACAATTAAATCAGGAATATAGAGAAAACTggtcttcaaattttatttacttatttactttacagagagaaagagagagaaacactgatttgttgttccacttatttatgcattcattggttgattcttgcatgtgccgtGACCAgtactgaacccacaaccttggtgtatcaggccaatgctctaaccaactgagctatctggccagggcctcaattgtAATTCCTACTTAATaaacacagtattttaaaaagccCAATTCAGTACGCAGATATTATCTAGTCCTTCCTGAATTTTGTTATTTATGTTCAAGAAACTACCAGACTATTTTTTTGTAACAAATGTTCAAAAACACCTTTCCCAGTTTCTATGGAATTAAACTTATTATCACAGTGACTACACCATTGAGGaccactaaaaataaaacatgtgccCAGTCACAGATAACTTTGTGTCATTTGAAAAATCCCTATTTAACTAGATTTCTACAGGAATTTCTGTTAGAATAAACAGCAAGAACAAAGTTTTAGAGCAGGAAACTAAATTGTGAGTTGTTCGGTTCTGCCGACACAGAGGATAAAATAAGCCAAAgtaagacaggcagacagactggtGCCAGACAGGGAGAGCTGGAAAGCGTTACTGCAGCATGTGGCCCACATGGAACAGAACGAGGTGCTTTTAATCAGAGCTATGCTTCAGGAAGACATCAGACCAGAAAGGTTTAAttaaacatgcctgacctgtggtagcacagtgcatGGAGCAtccacttggaatgctgaggttgccggttcaaaaccccaagcctgcctggtcaaggcacacacaagaagcaactactacaaattaatgcttccagctcctcctccctgtctttctttctctctaaaaccaataaataaaatctttattgaaaggagagaaggggaggggaagggaggagaggggaagagggagggaggggaagagggaggggagaggagaagaggaagaggggaggggggaggggagaggggaagagggggggaggaaggtTGGTTTAAACAGGAAGACTCAGCAACAGGTGACTGAAGACGGGAACAGAGAGCagcagggagaaaaagaagagaacagCTGCAAACACCATGAAGGAGGATAGAAACTGGCAGGTAGAGAAGGACAAGGCAGtccaggcagtccctgggttcgAATAGGACAGGTTGTataggtttgttcttttttttttttttaaatcagtcttatttttattgttattttttattttattttatttattcatttttagagaggagggagagagaggagagagagacagagagagagaagggggaggagctggaaacatcaactccgatgtgtgccttgaccagggtttcgaactggtgacctcggcatttccaggtcaacgctttatccactgcgccaccacaggtcaggctgtataggtttgttcttaattaagttgaatttgtatgtaagttggaacaggtacatttacctattaaatgcaacttagatgtttgttttaacacagtatttgcctgaccaggcggtggcacagtggatagagcgtcagactgggatgcggaacacagtatttatttttacttgtctATGTAAATAAATACTTAAGACATTTTCAAACctgcagaacctatctcattcgtaACCCGGTGACTGCTTGTAGTAGTCAAATGCACCCGCCATTTCCGGTCAGAATGTGCAGAGGACGTGTTTGTTAACAGAATAAAGAACTTGAGTAGGACAGGCAGGGTTTTCTGAGTAGTCAGCTGTGGGAACCTGTAGAGGGCTGAAGGGGCTATATTTAGCAGGCAGCTAGGAACAGGGAGAGGTTGGAAGTAGAGGGAGGTACCTAGAAGTCACGCAGAGAGGAGAATGTAAGCTGTGGGAGTAGCTGATACTAGAGAAGAAAGGGTAtggaggagaaaaggggaccAAGGCCTGACCTGCATGGCAAACTGAGAGTGTATATAACAGAGGAAATGAGAAGAAATACTCAAGAATTAACATGGCAACTGAAATAATTTAATACCCGAAAATACTTTAGATACCTGCAAATCAAAGCTGGGCTCCTGCCTTTGGAGGCAGACATACTGTGATTTAGGTTTGCAGAGCTCGGAGTCTTTCTCTCTGGCGTCTTCAGGCTGAGTTTACTCACAGGAGAGGTAGGGCTGCTCTTCAATGCGGATAGAAAGCTTCTACTTTTACCACGATGTTTAACTGTCTTGTTGCAGGTTTTACAAGTAATCAActaccataaaaagaagaaatatttggtGTGATTTCTCTTATAATTTACTGCAGTAGAGCACATGTTCATTAAATTCTGATGCGAGAGAGTAGGCCTGGTACTACAGGGTCAGTAACAGGCTGACCTGGGGAGCCCGTAATCTAGCAagtcaaaacaaatttaaaatgagaaaacttccaataaaaaaaatgactaaacatTTGTATTTAACTTAAAATACCTGTTAAAGATAACAGTTTCTACTTTCTCCCTGTAAAACAATatttgggaggggtgggggtggtggagaagaaCACCAGGAATGATACCCTTTAACATCtggatagttctttttttttttttaatttttttttttttttttgtatttttctgaagctggaaacggggagacagtcagacagacacccgcacgcgcccaaccgggatccacccgcacgcccaccagggggcgatgctctgcccatctggggcgtagctctgttgcgaccagagccattctagcgcctgaggcagaggccatggagccatccccagcgcccgggccatctttgctccaacggagccttggctgtgggaggggaagagagagacagagaggaaggagagggggaggggtggagaagcagatgggcgcttttcctgtgtgccctggccgggaatcgaacccgggacactcctgcacgccaagccgacactctaccactgagccaaccagccagggcccggatAGTTCTTTATAATAGCAGTAGACATTGAACATTTTCTGCAGATGAACTCCAAGTCTTTTTCCCAATAAAACCTGGCAAATATTACTGAAAATTTAAGCGATCCCTTCAAATCCTAGTGATTCAGCCCAGGCCTCAACAAAAATTAGCACAAATGAGTTTAGCTGAGAAGTACTCTGATGTTCATGAgctgatgaaaatgaaaatggaagatCTCATGTATCAAAGGTCTATGTACGTTGCTTTATATTCTTTGAAGAGGATATAGATTAAATAGTCAATTTTATGACAAAGCAAAATGCATTTACCAGTCCAATACTAGTACATTCCTAAATATGGCAGTTCCAATCCAAGTTACTACTAGTTGGAATCTTAGGACAGATATTATAAGTTGTCATAATATCCAGTGCCCAGCAGAGTGTCAGGTAATAATGTATCTGATAGTGTTCTTTATATAATAAACTACAAGcaatttgatttttgtttattccaaTTTATATCCCAAATATTTAGCATTATTTGGCATAAGACCCTCAGTAAAGGTTTCATGAATAAACATAAGAAGTGCTTACCTTTCTTGAGTATAAACTCAAATATATACTCTGACATGGAAAGGGGATGACTGAACAAGTGACACTGGCACCTAACAAATAAGTGACTGTTGTTTGAAGAAAAGGACCATTAGCTGAAAAAATAAGTTAGTGGTAGCTGCAGTTCAAGCGAAGTCACACTGGTTAGCTCAAGAAATCctcaaatttgtaaaaaataattgtgCTCAACAATGAGATCTGAAAACTGCAAGCTCATATTTGGTTAattgggaaaacaaaaataagctgTACTCTTGCTGAAATagtaattattagaaaaaaatttgtgtatatatattaacaatTTCAATATGAGTTAGgttcaggctgattttttttcagGCTgattcttaaccttttttttgttgttgtttttgttagcaagagagagagtgaagtggactgacagggacagagaagagagagagagatgagaagcatcaactcgtagctgcagctcttaagttgttcattgattgcttctcatacatggcttgaccaggggctccagctgagccagtgaccccttgctcaagccagcaaccctgccctcaagctggtgatcccgtgcacaagccagtgacatcagggttttgaacctgggtcctcagcgtcccaggttgacactctatccattgcaccaccacctggtcaggctatcaacctcattttaagtaaaagaatTCTGGTTTAGGAATTGAAATCTTACCAATATACTTTTGGAGTCTTTGTACTTTTTcacaatttttgcttctttaaaaCTGAGTGTATAATTTCTTGCTTCTCGATTAAGAAGTTTCTGTATTTTGGGTGTCACTTTGGGCTTTGGTTTGAGGCGCACTCGAGAATTATCCAGAACCAGAAACTGGAAACAGTATGGACATGTTCCTTCAAAAGTACTGTTAGCatctaaaattaacaaatgaaattCATGATTCAACAAATCAGAATATTTTGTTACCTCAAACTGCTAATattataaatgtgaaaaaattatttaatatatattaccaGATATGCATTATCCTTAGGCACACTCAAAAtatgagaatttattaaaagataaacttgcaataatttattttgcaaaacACTGTAGCTGTATCCATTCATTCCTTTTAGCAACAAGGCAATTAATTCTCCACTCTGCCGCTCATTACTTGTAGTAAGTAAAAGAGGCTGTATGTCTCACCTACTTTACAAACACATTTATCTCAAAAGAACTATGTTTACTGtgactttcttttataattatcaGTTTTGTGGTTTGTGGACTGGTCTTTGTAGGTAGTTCTCTCAGTACAAGGTAACAGACAACAGATTTGCCCCAGACCCTTTATGCAATCAAGAAAGCATTCCCTGTCCATCTACCATGCTAGGACATGGAGACACAAATATGGACGTGAAAGAGTTGCTCCTTTTAAAGAACTCACAATCTAGGAGAGCCTAAATAAATGAAGGTAAGACTGGCAAGAACTATAACAGAATATAAcgtaaatcatttatttttttgtttggttttcctcTGAAAATTCTTAAACTCTGCATGGACCAGGCAGAAACACTTCAAAGAGAGGCTTGACAAAGTCTGTCATAGATGACTATACATTCTGTATTTGGAGATGGCATCCATTGCAGGAAAAGGGCTTTCAGGCAGAAGTACAGTGAGAAAGAGAGTGTGGCTATGGAGGCAGAGGTGAGGGCATGAAGGAGATGCAGCTGAAAAGGAAGGTGAATACACCATCTATTTACTCAGTGAATATTTACTGGTGAGCACTGTGCTGCATCCTAAGGATATAACAGTACTGCGAAGAGCTAAACACCGTGCTTGTAACTTAGCTCTGCCAAATGTAAAATTCACTCATATTTACTGAGTGACTGTtaagtgtcaggcactgtgctggaaGCTGGGAAGACAGCAGTAAGCAAAAGGAAACTCTGTGGAGAAAGACAATAAATATAACACCACCAAATGTGAAGTgttgggaagaaaaaagaaagacaggaaagatgAACAGGAAGTGGTGATGGAGCTACTgtaatctttttgtttgtttgtttttctgtatttttctgaagctggaaacggggaaagacagtcagacagaatcccgcatgcgcccgaccaggatccacccggcacacccaccagggggcgatgctctgcccatccggggcgtcgctctgtcgcgaccagagccactctagtgcctggggcagaggccaaggagccatccccagcgcccgtgccatctttgctccagtggagcctcggctgcgggagaggaagagacagagaggaaggagagggggaggggtggagaagcagatgggcgcttctcctgtgtgccctggccgggaatcaaacccaggacttctgcacgccaggctgacgctctaccactgagccagccggtcaGAGCCGCTACTGTAATCTTAAAGAAGGCAGCCAGTGAAGGCTTCATGGAGTGACATGTGCAGAGActacagggagggagggatgaagcgAAGCAGATATGTAAGAGTTCTAGGCAAAAAGAAGGGTAGAGACTGTGAAACAATCTACTAGTGGTTAAAGTCAAGGGAACCAAAGGGACAGTAGGTCAGAGAGGTAATGCTGACCCATAATGTAAGGCTTTGTAGTCCTTTCAAAAGATTTTCACTTTTCCTCTGAGATGGGAAATACTTAAGAGTGTGCAGCAAAGGAGCGACATGATCTAGCTTAGGTTATTACACTCACTTTGGCTTCTGGGTTGAGAATAGCCTACAGAAATGCATGG
Coding sequences within it:
- the C11H18orf21 gene encoding UPF0711 protein C18orf21 homolog isoform X1, which encodes MRQKHYLEAAARKLQDSCPGQARYLLWAYSSSHDANSTFEGTCPYCFQFLVLDNSRVRLKPKPKVTPKIQKLLNREARNYTLSFKEAKIVKKYKDSKSILLITCKTCNKTVKHRGKSRSFLSALKSSPTSPVSKLSLKTPERKTPSSANLNHSMSASKGRSPALICRTPTSGQSTPTCSSKNVKKTKKHFSQLKMLLSQSESQKKSKVDFRNFLSSL
- the C11H18orf21 gene encoding UPF0711 protein C18orf21 homolog isoform X2, which encodes MRQKHYLEAAARKLQDSCPGQARYLLWAYSSSHDANSTFEGTCPYCFQFLVLDNSRVRLKPKPKVTPKIQKLLNREARNYTLSFKEAKIVKKYKDSKSILLITCKTCNKTVKHRGKSRSFLSALKSSPTSPVSKLSLKTPERKTPSSANLNHSMSASKGRSPALICRYLKYFRNTYVWTVNTHLLLKKCEENKETLLSTKNVA